A stretch of DNA from Acidimicrobiales bacterium:
CCCCGGCGACGAGCAGGAAGAGCAGCGAGGTGCCGATGTAGAGCTTGCCGATCGACCGGGGGTCACCCGACCCGACCAGCGCGGCGAGCCCGGTCGGTGACACGGGCTCGGTGTCGACTGCGGCGACGTCGAGGACGTCGCGAGGAGCTTCGGTCACGGTCATGAACGCACCACGGGCAGGGAACTGGTTCGGCTCGGGAATCTAGTCACATGGAATCTCCGGCCACGAAATTGCTGACTGGTGGTCATTTCAGAGCAGTTGGTCCACGGCCATCGCGCCGAACAGCAGGGTGAGGTAGGTGATCGACCAGCCGAACACGCGCATGGCGAACGCCGGGTCGCCGCCCCGCAGCAGGCGGGCCGCGAACCAGGTGAACACGGCACCGAGCACGAGAGCGGAGCCGAGGTAGAGGTTCCCCATGTCGGCGACCGGGGCGAACAGCACGGTCACGCCCACCAGGAGCAGCGTGTACACGAGGATCCGGTTGGCGGTGGTCCGGAAGCTGGCCACCACCGGCAGCATCGGCACGTCGACCTTGGCGTAGTCCTCGCGGTACTTGATGGCCAGCGCCCAGAAGTGCGGCGGCGTCCAGATGAAGATGACGGCGAACAGGATCACCGGCGGCCAGTCGAGGCTGTTGGTGACCGCCGCCCAGCCGATCAGCACGGGCGCGGCGCCGGCGGCTCCACCGATCACGATGTTGTGGCTCGACGTGCGCTTCAACCACAGCGT
This window harbors:
- a CDS encoding heme o synthase, translated to MSVTELASSPLATPSWRHTLGSYVALTKPRIIELLLVTTVPTMIVAERGLPSPWLMVATVIGGTLAAGGANAINMYVDRDIDKVMDRTKKRPIASGAVSPGNALTFAVAIEAVAFVFLWTTVNLLSAVLALSACLFYVFVYTLWLKRTSSHNIVIGGAAGAAPVLIGWAAVTNSLDWPPVILFAVIFIWTPPHFWALAIKYREDYAKVDVPMLPVVASFRTTANRILVYTLLLVGVTVLFAPVADMGNLYLGSALVLGAVFTWFAARLLRGGDPAFAMRVFGWSITYLTLLFGAMAVDQLL